A window of Chlorobium phaeobacteroides DSM 266 genomic DNA:
TGGCTGAAAAACCAGAACAACCTGAAGGCTTCACAACGCAAACGCCTTGATGAGTTATCCTTGCCCCGACTGAATCTGAAAACAACTCGAGCATACCGCATGCGACTAACTTTTCAGGAGTTTTTCGAGCAACCTCAGGTATTGGTGGAAGCATTTCTGAAGAAGTGGTATTTCTGGGCAACCCACAGCCAGCTGCAGCCAATGAAAGAGGCGGCTTACACCATCAAACGACACTGGTCTGGCATTCTGCGATGGTTCACTTCTCGTATCAATAATGGGGTACTTGAGGGAATCAATAGCCTCATCCAGGCAGCCAAAGCACGGGCACGGGGTTACCGTACTACCAAAAATCTCATCAATATGATCTACCTGATCAGCGGGAAGCTTAATTTTGGCTTACCCACTTGAAATAGCGAGGAGCCTTTATTTTGCATACCGTGCAAGCTGTTATATCACGAAGGCTATCCCGATAGGTCAACCGAGCAATGAACAGGCTAAGATATTGATCGAGACAGGTGAATGACTGAACCTTATAAGTTCCCTTGTAACGATTGACGAATCGGCGAAATTGATGGAGCGCCAGATGTTCCTGCAATTGAGCGAAAACAGTTTTTCCTGTATTCATCGATCATTTTTTCGGAGCATTATGAAATGATCAAAGATAGCAGACGTTTTCAAGTCGATAACGGCAAAATATTGCCGTATCATATTTTTATGTAATAATTAACAGGGTTTTGTCTTTTTTCGGCAGTTGGACACCAGTGTTAAAACAATTATTTTAACACTTTAAAGTACTTGCCAATATAATCAATAGCAGCTCTCAATGCATAAAAGCGCAGACGTCATTATTGTCGGTTCAGGTATCGGTGGACTAACGGTTGGAGCTCTGTTACAGCAGCAGGGGATTTCAACCCTTGTTTTTGAGCAAAACAGTGTTCCTGGCGGGAGTTGTTCTTCATTTTCAAGGAATGGTTACAGGTTTGATGCCGGAGCGTCAGTCTTTTACGGGTTTGGCGATGACCTGAGCAGCGGTACGCTTAATCTTCATACCAGAATTTTCCGCAAGCTTGGCATTGATGTTAAAACGGTTCATGACCCTGTTCAAATTCATTATCATCTGCCTGGCGGGTTTGCTCTTCCAGCGCACTATAGTCGGAAACTGTTTCTTGATTCGCTTCAGGATCGATTTCCCCATGAAGGAGAAGGTATTAAAAAGTTTTATGATGAACTGGAAGCTGTGTACGATATTCTGAGTTCATTGCCTGCCGGTTCTCTTGAGGATCTCATGCATCTTGCCCAGGTAGGTTTGACCTATCCAGGCAAGACGTTTACCCTTGCTATGAAAACCTTTCGCTCAATGGGCAAGACTGCACGGAAATATATCAGTGATGAAGAGCTGTTGAGGTTTATCGATATTGAGTCTTACTCATGGGCGTTACAGAATGCGTTGTCAACTCCGCTTGTCAATGCCGGAATCTGTCTTGCAGACAGACATCATGGAGGCATTAACTACCCTGTCGGAGGTTCAGGGGTTATTGCTGAGGGATTGGTCAGGGGAATAGAAAAATATGGCGGAACAGTCCGCTACCGTTCAGAAGTTGTTGAGATTCTTGTTGAAGGGGGGAGCGCCCATGGCGTTAAGCTCGCAAACGGCGAGTGCTGTTATGCCGATGTTGTTGTCAGTAATGCGACGGTCTGGGATACCTTTAACAGGCTCGTACCGGATCCACGGTATCATGTTGCTGAAGAGAAGTTTCAACGGGCCCCAAGCTGGTTTCAACTCTATCTTGGAGTGGATGGTTCGGTTATTCCTGAAGGGTTTCATGTTCATCATGTTCTCGTTGAGGACTGGAAGCGGTATGATCAGACGGGAGGGACAATTTATTTTTCTGCTCCCACTCTTCTCGATCCATCGCTTGCTCCGTCAGGCAAACATATCGTACACCTTTTTGTTACTGCCGAAACCTCCGAGTGGGAGAGTTTTGAGAAAAGTAATGGTCAATATCTGAAAGCAAAGGAGGCTTTTGCCAGAACGGTGATAGCCCGAACGGAAAAGATACTTCCCGGACTTGCGGATTCGATCGAACTCCAGGTGTTTGCAACGCCCTCGACTCATGAACGCTATCTCAACCGGTACAAAGGATCGTATGGCCCGTTGCTCTGGCCCGGCCAGAATGTGTTGCAGAAACCTCAAAACCTTACCAGGGTTAAAAATCTGCTTGCGGTCGGCGATAGTACTTTTCCTGGACAGGGAGTTATTGCTGTGACCTATTCAGGCGTTTCATGTGCCTCCTATATTGCCCGACAGATGGGTAAGCCGCTTGCATATCTCTGATGCCATACCCTGAACGGGAACTCAACTCGCAGCAAGCAACATGTCAATTTCGCGGAAAGGAAAATCGAGAAGCTCCGCAAGAATTTTCCGGGTTACATATCCCTTGAATATATAGGTGCCTTTTCTCAGGCTGTGGCTTTTCCAGAGAATATCGGAAATGGTTTCATGCTCCGATAGTTTCAGGAGAAACGGCAGCAGGGTGTTGGTGAGAGCAAATGAAGCGGTTTTTGCAACGGCTGAGGGTATGTTAGGGACGCAATAATGTGTTACTCCGTGCTTGACATAAATAGGATTGGTGTGGGAGGTGTGCCGGCTTGTTGAGAAACATGCGCCCTGGTCGATAGAAACGTCAATAATGACGGAACCCGGTTTCATGGATTTGACGACCTGTTCGCTTACGAGCGGTTTTATTATTTTTTGTTTCGGGCTCAACGCACCGATCATGACATCCGAAAATCGGGCAATTTCGGCTATGTAGTGATCATTGGCTATTGCGGTGACCAGATGCCGGTTGAAAAAAGCTTCAAATCTTCTCAGTCGGTTGATCTCCTTGTCGATAACTGTTACCTGGGCTCCAAGTCCGAGCGCATCCTGAGCCGCAAAAAGGCCTACTGTGCCGGCGCCTACGATTGTGACGTGTGCAGGAGGCACCCCGGCAATGCCGCCAAGAAGAATTCCGCTGCCTCCATAGCCGGTTTCAAGATATTTTGCAGCGGTTTGAATAGCAAGAGAGCCTGCTATTTCACTCAGCGTTCTGACAATCGGCAGTTCGCCATCTTTGGTCTCGATAAATTCAAAACCAAGAGCGGTGATGTTTTTTTCCAGCAGCGTTTCGATGACGTGGCGGCTTACTGTTCCAAGATGCAGCGCTGAAATCAGCATCTGGCCGGGAGTGAACAGGGGCAGTTCTTCCGGCTGAGGCGGAGAAACCTTGACAATGACGTTGGAATCGGCAAAAAGTTCTTCAGGTGAAGCAACAATAACCGCACCTGCTTCAGAATAATCGATATCGGAAAAATTACAGAAATGTCC
This region includes:
- a CDS encoding alanine dehydrogenase, yielding MGYSGDTESIEFELGVKTLERWLIKPGKTMNIVLGIPKERAQDERRVAISPAGVQILTEHGIRVVIEQSAGHFCNFSDIDYSEAGAVIVASPEELFADSNVIVKVSPPQPEELPLFTPGQMLISALHLGTVSRHVIETLLEKNITALGFEFIETKDGELPIVRTLSEIAGSLAIQTAAKYLETGYGGSGILLGGIAGVPPAHVTIVGAGTVGLFAAQDALGLGAQVTVIDKEINRLRRFEAFFNRHLVTAIANDHYIAEIARFSDVMIGALSPKQKIIKPLVSEQVVKSMKPGSVIIDVSIDQGACFSTSRHTSHTNPIYVKHGVTHYCVPNIPSAVAKTASFALTNTLLPFLLKLSEHETISDILWKSHSLRKGTYIFKGYVTRKILAELLDFPFREIDMLLAAS
- a CDS encoding DUF4372 domain-containing protein; the protein is MNTGKTVFAQLQEHLALHQFRRFVNRYKGTYKVQSFTCLDQYLSLFIARLTYRDSLRDITACTVCKIKAPRYFKWVSQN
- a CDS encoding FAD-dependent oxidoreductase → MHKSADVIIVGSGIGGLTVGALLQQQGISTLVFEQNSVPGGSCSSFSRNGYRFDAGASVFYGFGDDLSSGTLNLHTRIFRKLGIDVKTVHDPVQIHYHLPGGFALPAHYSRKLFLDSLQDRFPHEGEGIKKFYDELEAVYDILSSLPAGSLEDLMHLAQVGLTYPGKTFTLAMKTFRSMGKTARKYISDEELLRFIDIESYSWALQNALSTPLVNAGICLADRHHGGINYPVGGSGVIAEGLVRGIEKYGGTVRYRSEVVEILVEGGSAHGVKLANGECCYADVVVSNATVWDTFNRLVPDPRYHVAEEKFQRAPSWFQLYLGVDGSVIPEGFHVHHVLVEDWKRYDQTGGTIYFSAPTLLDPSLAPSGKHIVHLFVTAETSEWESFEKSNGQYLKAKEAFARTVIARTEKILPGLADSIELQVFATPSTHERYLNRYKGSYGPLLWPGQNVLQKPQNLTRVKNLLAVGDSTFPGQGVIAVTYSGVSCASYIARQMGKPLAYL